The DNA window ATCAGGATGGTGTCCTTGAGGGTCGTTTCGCTGATGGCCATGGTGCCCGAGAGTGAGTGCAGCACACCAATCTTGATGGTGTCCTCGGCGGCCTGTCCGGGGACGGCGAGCCCAAGTCCCAGAGCCAGCCCGGAGCCGAGCACGAATTGCCTGATCAAACCGCTGTTTCGCATCGATGTAACCCCATAGTGGCGAATCATGGAAGAAAACCGCCAGCGTGACGGTCGATTCGCTTTCAAGCAGATATCAAGCCAAATATTTTATTTGGTTATTTTTACGACAGCCTCCTCAGCCTGCGGCCATAAATGCCCGAACATCGAACTCACGCCAACCTTTTTCAGCACCAATGGCTTGGAATGAAGGGTCACAAAGCGGAACGAGCGATCATGCGCAATTCGGCCTGGACGCACCGTCATAGTGCAAGCCGTCCGATCTGGCGCACGCATTAAGAATGCAGGGGTTCCGTAAGGTGACGGCGGAGGCGAAGGGCTTTGTCCTGAGCGGAGTCGAAGGGCTTTTATGGATGCCGCAAAGTCCGTACCATGCGTGGAACCATTCCATACCCTTACAAGACGCGTGCCCATCCCAGGCACGCGCCAGCAACATCCGGAGTAGCCGCATGATTAAATTCACCACCAGCCATGGCGATATCCTCGTCGAACTGGACGCCGAAAAGGCACCCAAGACCTGTGCCAACTTCGAGCAGTATGTCAGCGACGGTCATTATGACGGCACCATTTTCCACCGTGTCATCGATGGCTTCATGGTCCAGGGCGGCGGCATGACCCCGGATTTCATCCCCAAGCCGACCCGCGCGCCGGTCGAGAACGAGGCGAAGAACGGTCTCAAGAATCTGACCGGAACGCTCGCGATGGCGCGCACCATGGATCCGCATTCAGCCACCTCGCAGTTTTTCATCAATGTGGCCGACAACGGTTTCCTGGACTATCCCGGTCAGGACGGCTGGGGCTACTGCGTCTTCGGGCGCGTGGTCGAGGGGATGGAGCATGTCGAGGCCATCAAGGGCGTGAGCACCGGCACCCGCAATGGCCACCAGGACGTACCGGTCGAGGATGTCGTCATCGAACAGGCCGAGATCGTCGATTAAACCCGCAAGCCCCGCATAAATATCTCAGCGGACAGACACCCGGATCAGTCGCGGGAGGCGCTGCACGCCCTGTTGCAGACCGCGCAGGCGCGCCTCATGCGCAATCCCGAACAGGCGGCCGCTGACTTCAGCGCCGCGCTGCATCAGGACGCACCCGATTCCGTGCCCACGTCGCAGCAGCGGGTTCAGCTCGGACTCTGTCTGGGATTGGCGCACTATGCGCTGAACCAGATTCCCCAGTGCCTGACCGCCACCCGTCCGGCGCTGCAATTGGCGGCCACGCTGCCCTGGCCATCTCAGGCCCCGCCGGTTCCCGGCCACTTCGATGCCACACAGGCTCAGGCATTGCTCGAACGCCTGCTCGTCGCCCTCTGCGCCGCCGGCATCCACGCCTTCGCCGCCTTTGGCACCTTGCTTGGGCTGGTGCGGGAGGGCCGCTTGTTGGCCAACGATAAAGACCTCGA is part of the Thiocystis violascens DSM 198 genome and encodes:
- a CDS encoding peptidylprolyl isomerase gives rise to the protein MIKFTTSHGDILVELDAEKAPKTCANFEQYVSDGHYDGTIFHRVIDGFMVQGGGMTPDFIPKPTRAPVENEAKNGLKNLTGTLAMARTMDPHSATSQFFINVADNGFLDYPGQDGWGYCVFGRVVEGMEHVEAIKGVSTGTRNGHQDVPVEDVVIEQAEIVD